In Leptolyngbya sp. O-77, the genomic window CGGTGGGGCATTATGCTCGTCCCGACCTGCTGCAACTCCATCTCAACGCCAGCGCTTGGTCGGTGATGCAAGGCAATGGCAGCGCAGCGCTTGCGCTGCCCGAACCGCTGTCTGCTGAGGCTGGCTCTTTCACGACGAACCATAGGATTCATGAACAAACAGCAGTTGATTACGGCGCTTCAGTCTCAGGGTCTGAAGCTGGTTGAAGACCGCGTGGGGGCATCGGGGCGCAGGGGCGGCGCGGGCCCGTCGGATCACAAAGCGGTGACGGTGGACGGCACAACCATCATGGTGCCTGTGTTCACCGATGCAGCAGCGCGATCGCCCTTCTCGGTGTCCCTGGACGACCCCGCCGACCTGCCCCTGCTGCGCGTGGATGACGAGGCGATCGCCCCGCTGCACTTTCCCCAGCAGCCCAAGTTTTATGGGCTATCCACCGCCGACGGCGTTCCCTATTGGAAAATCGCCCTGCTGCATAGCCACGACGTGCTGGCAACGACCGTCTTGCAAACCTGCCGCCGCTATCGAGATGAATCCACCGTTTGCCAGTTTTGTGCGATCGAGAAATCGCTAGAAGCTGGTCGCACCATCGCCCGCAAAACGCCCGCCCAGCTAGCGGAAGTGGCGGAAGCAGCGGTGCGACTGGATGGCGTGAAGCATATGGTGATGACCACTGGTACGCCCAACACGGGCGATCGCGGGGCGGCATACCTGGCGGAGTGTGCGCGGGCGGTAAAGCAGCGGGTGGATTTGCCGATTCAAGCCCAGTGCGAACCGCCAGACGACTTTGCCTGGTTTGCCAAGCTGCACGCGGCGGGCGTAGACAGCCTGGGAATGCACCTAGAGGCAATTACGCCGGAGGTTCGCGCCCGCATCATGCCTGGAAAAGCAGACGTGCCCGTGGACTATTACTTCCGGGCATTTGAAGCGGCGGTGAAAGTATTCGGGCGCGGGCAGGTTAGCACCTACCTGCTGGCGGGACTGGGCGACACAGTAGAAGCGTTGGTGCAGGGGTGCGATCGCCTCATCCAGCTTGGCGTATACCCGTTTGTTGTGCCGTTTGTGCCGATCACGGGAACGCCGCTGGCTCAACATCCTGCACCCAGCAGCGAATTCATGATGGCGGTCTATCAGCAGGTCG contains:
- a CDS encoding MSMEG_0568 family radical SAM protein produces the protein MNKQQLITALQSQGLKLVEDRVGASGRRGGAGPSDHKAVTVDGTTIMVPVFTDAAARSPFSVSLDDPADLPLLRVDDEAIAPLHFPQQPKFYGLSTADGVPYWKIALLHSHDVLATTVLQTCRRYRDESTVCQFCAIEKSLEAGRTIARKTPAQLAEVAEAAVRLDGVKHMVMTTGTPNTGDRGAAYLAECARAVKQRVDLPIQAQCEPPDDFAWFAKLHAAGVDSLGMHLEAITPEVRARIMPGKADVPVDYYFRAFEAAVKVFGRGQVSTYLLAGLGDTVEALVQGCDRLIQLGVYPFVVPFVPITGTPLAQHPAPSSEFMMAVYQQVGALLRQAGLSSRDMKAGCGKCGACSALSTFE